The sequence below is a genomic window from Saccopteryx leptura isolate mSacLep1 chromosome 3, mSacLep1_pri_phased_curated, whole genome shotgun sequence.
tttctctagaagtgAGAGTCAGACAGGCAGGGACCTGAACCCTGGCTGTGCGACTTCCTGGTGAATCACATCGCCTCTCTGAGATGAGCCCAGTTTCTTCACTATGAAGCAGGATGGAAAGCTACCTGGACTCTGACATCCAGAGTTTTTGGTCCAGAATGAAGAGGGAACTGGAAACCTAGACATGGGTCCTGGGCATGAAGGGTCTGTGAGTGATCTGGGGCCGGGAATCTTGGGGTGTTAAAGGAAAAAGTGCTGAGAAGTCCATTTTCTTGGACTGCAGCAGATCTTTTGTATCCCAAAGTCTATTAATGAGATTATATAAAGTCCTATACAACAAAGGTCTCATAACAGGGTTCTCTCTGCCATAAAGGAGAGATgtattcatttatctattcattcactCACCCATTTATGTTTTTGAACCCTGAATAACAATGTGTTAGCTTGCTTCCTTTCTCCCATCATTCTTAATAATATTCTGGCCTTGAAGCTTCCTTACATGGGCCACTTGTGAATTTCAACCTCAGCATTCACCTTCCCTTCCATATCTCCTTCTCAGAGTAAAGTTTTGCCAATTGCTTGGGGTTCGCTGGGCcaaccagctcctcctccccctcctactACCTTGGGGGCTGGTAACAGTGCCCCAGCCTGATATGGTGCACTTCTGGCCATCTCGAGGGCAGTGATCTGTCAGGTTGATGGGCTTCACTTTGGGCCCTAGGGATGCTGGACTACGTAGTCGAACGAGCATCAGATCATGGTTGTTGTCTCCACTGCTGTAGCTGTAGCAGGGGTGTGGGATGGACTGAGCCACAGCCTTTTCTTGCTCTGGCCCATTCTTATTCTGCAGGCTGTGATCTCCTAAGCGTACTGTGTACCTCCTGTAATGATGGGGGTTAGTCTGAGATCCAGCCCCATCATTACAGCCTCCTCATTCCAGAGCCCAAGACTTGGCCCCTCCCCCCTCAGACCCAGGAGTCTAAGCCtttcaccccctcctctctcaggCCTCCTCTCTTAGAGGCCCACCACCAAGCTCTCTCTTTCCTGAGGTTAGTTCCCAGTACCCCCTACCCCAAACCCAGCCCACCTCCGCCCCAGGCATCCACTCACGGTTTTTTACAGTGGGCTGCTGTGAGGACCCAGTTTTCATCTACAAGGACACCCCCACATAGGAGCTGGA
It includes:
- the KLK8 gene encoding kallikrein-8 isoform X4, with amino-acid sequence MKTGSSQQPTVKNREYTVRLGDHSLQNKNGPEQEKAVAQSIPHPCYSYSSGDNNHDLMLVRLRSPASLGPKVKPINLTDHCPRDGQKCTISGWGTVTSPQENFPDTLNCAEVEIFPRKQCEDAYPGKITEGMVCAGDSRGADSCQGDSGGPMVCDGVLQGITSWGSDPCGQPKKPGVYTNLCRYLDWIKKTIGNRS